ATGACTGCCCGGTGGATGTTACCTCGCACCGTGAGGTCAAATACTAAAATGGGGAGATTATTTTCTTTACATAGAGCAATTGCGGTACTATCCATAACTCGCAAATCTTTAGCCAACACGTGGGCGTAGGTAAGGGTGGTAAAACGCTTGGCATCAGGATAAAGTTTGGGGTCAGCATCGTAAATGCCGTCTACTTTAGTAGCTTTGAAAATCACTTCTGCTTCAATTTCTGCCGCTCTTAATGCCGCAGTAGTATCTGTAGTAAAGAAGGGATTCCCTGAACCTGCGCCAAAAATTACCACCCGTCCTTTTTCAAGATGACGGATGGCACGACGGCGAATATATGGTTCTGCTAGTTCTTGCATAGCGATCGCCGTTTGCACCCTTGTCTGGATTCCCATTCGTTCTAGAGAATCTTGCAGGGTCATGGCATTCATTACCGTGGCAATCATGCCGATATAGTCAGCGGTTGCCCGATCCATACCTGCTGATGCTGCTTTAATGCCTCGAAAAATATTGCCACCGCCAACCACGATAGCCACCTGTACACCAGTGGCTATCACCTCTCCTATTTCCTTGGCTATTTCCTCAACCACTTCTGGGTCAATGCCATAGCCTAAGTTGCCCATTAAGGCTTCACCGCTCAGTTTAAGTAAAACCCGTCGGTAATTCGTTCCCATGAAGTTCCGCTTTATCAAAAAAGTTGCAATTGCCTCCAATTTAAGATAGCAGTAGAGTGACTATCTGTGTCTATTTAGGTTGTCCGCCATTTGCATAAAGTCCCAATTTGTTCGGTTTGGTCTGGCTGTATTTGCTGATTTTGCCATCACTCGAACATATCTTGGGGTAATTTAGCGATCGCATTTCGGCTCTTGCGTTGTTTTTATGGTAATTGAGGACTGAT
The DNA window shown above is from Anabaena sp. WA102 and carries:
- the pyrH gene encoding UMP kinase, whose amino-acid sequence is MGTNYRRVLLKLSGEALMGNLGYGIDPEVVEEIAKEIGEVIATGVQVAIVVGGGNIFRGIKAASAGMDRATADYIGMIATVMNAMTLQDSLERMGIQTRVQTAIAMQELAEPYIRRRAIRHLEKGRVVIFGAGSGNPFFTTDTTAALRAAEIEAEVIFKATKVDGIYDADPKLYPDAKRFTTLTYAHVLAKDLRVMDSTAIALCKENNLPILVFDLTVRGNIHRAVMGESIGTLVGGSCEIS